From one Deinococcus sp. YIM 134068 genomic stretch:
- a CDS encoding glutaredoxin family protein — MTAPLPTLTLYVRAGCHLCEQAEAGLRALVYRYVAVDVTGNADLEARYGHDVPVLTLGERVLLKGVLGRGRLSALKVQLLREAGVGRSG; from the coding sequence GTGACCGCCCCCCTCCCCACCCTTACCCTCTACGTCCGCGCGGGTTGCCACCTGTGCGAGCAGGCCGAGGCGGGGTTGCGGGCGCTGGTCTACCGCTACGTGGCCGTGGACGTGACGGGGAACGCCGACCTGGAGGCCCGCTACGGCCACGACGTTCCCGTGCTGACGCTGGGGGAGCGGGTGCTCCTGAAGGGCGTGCTGGGCCGGGGCCGCCTGAGTGCCCTCAAGGTGCAGCTTCTGCGGGAGGCGGGGGTGGGGCGTTCGGGATGA
- the deoD gene encoding purine-nucleoside phosphorylase: protein MSVHLNAQPGQIAETVLLPGDPLRARHIAETFFENPVQHNSVRGMLGYTGTYKGKRVSVQGTGMGIASSMIYVSELIRDYGCQQLIRVGTCGSYQEGVHVRDLVLAQAACTDSNINNVRFGHKNFAPIADFGLLLRAYGVARERGFTTHVGNIMSSDTFYQDDRDVYQLWARFGVLAVEMEAAGLYTLAAQHGVRALTVLTVSDHLVTHEETTAEERQTTFNGMIEVALDAALGE from the coding sequence ATGAGTGTCCACCTCAACGCCCAGCCCGGCCAGATCGCCGAGACCGTCCTGCTGCCCGGCGACCCCCTGCGTGCCCGGCACATCGCGGAGACGTTCTTCGAGAACCCCGTCCAGCACAACTCCGTACGCGGGATGCTGGGCTACACGGGCACCTACAAGGGCAAGAGGGTCAGCGTGCAGGGCACGGGCATGGGGATCGCCTCCTCCATGATCTACGTGTCCGAACTCATCCGCGACTACGGGTGCCAACAGCTCATCCGCGTGGGCACCTGCGGCTCGTATCAGGAGGGCGTGCATGTCCGCGACCTCGTGCTCGCGCAGGCCGCCTGCACCGACTCAAACATCAACAACGTCCGCTTCGGGCACAAGAATTTCGCGCCCATCGCCGACTTCGGGCTGCTGCTGCGGGCGTACGGGGTCGCGCGGGAACGCGGCTTCACCACCCATGTCGGCAACATCATGTCCTCGGACACCTTCTATCAGGACGACCGCGACGTGTATCAACTGTGGGCGCGCTTCGGCGTTCTCGCCGTCGAGATGGAGGCCGCCGGGCTGTACACCCTCGCCGCCCAGCATGGCGTCCGGGCGCTGACCGTCCTCACCGTCTCCGATCACCTCGTCACGCACGAGGAGACCACCGCCGAGGAGCGGCAGACGACCTTCAACGGCATGATCGAGGTGGCGCTGGACGCGGCGTTGGGGGAGTGA
- a CDS encoding class I SAM-dependent methyltransferase, whose translation MLTPANPFQSANGAARYAAGRPFFHPLFMERLRPLLTGRELGADVACGTGLSSVALAGVVEQVLAFDTSEAMLAHAAPHPRVTYARAPAEALPIPDHALDVLTVAQAFHWFDRAAFLGEARRTLRPNGVLFMYDDFFPGQMPGREDFAEFMAAYSARYPAPPRHRYEFGEAEAREAGFSYNEERFTHPLPFTRPALVAYLLTHSNTIAATNAGRETAGEVAAWLDAGLRPFVPDGETRELTFGGLQMVLRPLHSGNGC comes from the coding sequence ATGCTCACGCCTGCCAATCCCTTCCAGAGCGCGAACGGCGCGGCCCGCTACGCCGCCGGGCGGCCCTTCTTCCACCCGCTGTTCATGGAACGACTCAGGCCGCTGCTGACGGGTCGGGAGCTGGGAGCTGACGTGGCCTGCGGCACCGGCCTGTCCAGCGTGGCCCTCGCGGGCGTGGTGGAACAGGTGCTGGCCTTCGACACCTCGGAGGCGATGCTGGCCCACGCCGCCCCGCATCCCCGCGTGACCTACGCGCGTGCGCCTGCTGAAGCTCTCCCCATCCCTGACCACGCCCTCGACGTGCTGACGGTGGCGCAGGCGTTCCACTGGTTCGACCGCGCCGCCTTTCTCGGAGAGGCGCGGCGGACATTGCGACCAAACGGCGTGCTGTTCATGTACGACGATTTCTTTCCGGGGCAGATGCCAGGCCGTGAGGACTTCGCCGAGTTCATGGCCGCGTACTCGGCACGCTACCCGGCCCCACCCCGTCACCGGTATGAGTTCGGGGAGGCGGAGGCGCGCGAGGCGGGGTTCTCTTACAACGAGGAGCGATTCACCCACCCCCTGCCCTTCACCCGCCCGGCGCTCGTCGCCTACCTCCTCACCCACTCGAACACCATCGCCGCCACGAATGCGGGCCGGGAGACGGCGGGGGAGGTCGCGGCGTGGTTGGACGCGGGGCTGCGTCCCTTCGTGCCGGACGGTGAGACGCGGGAGCTGACCTTCGGGGGCCTCCAGATGGTGCTCAGGCCGCTGCACAGTGGAAACGGCTGCTAG
- a CDS encoding helix-turn-helix transcriptional regulator, which yields MLAAPLPLVRVAVRSPALAAGVAALLGSFGLSLTDGDGADVLVVDDFWLTDPEALAAELEGIAGVVALGSGAWVGTLHELAPGGWAALGPDATPAELLAGVLAAAAGLAALSPEEVQPARDEADEIDPEGVTLTPRERDVLALLAEGLSNKRAARELGVSESTVKFHVQAVYSKLGVQSRAGAVTRGVQLGLISV from the coding sequence ATGCTCGCCGCCCCCCTGCCCCTCGTGCGCGTGGCCGTCCGCTCGCCCGCGCTGGCGGCGGGGGTGGCGGCATTGCTGGGCAGCTTCGGCCTGAGCCTCACCGACGGGGACGGGGCGGACGTACTGGTTGTGGACGACTTCTGGCTCACCGACCCGGAGGCGCTGGCAGCGGAACTGGAGGGCATAGCTGGCGTGGTGGCCCTCGGCTCGGGCGCGTGGGTCGGGACGCTCCATGAGCTTGCGCCGGGCGGATGGGCGGCCCTCGGCCCTGACGCGACCCCCGCCGAACTCCTCGCGGGCGTCCTCGCAGCGGCGGCGGGGCTGGCGGCCCTTTCCCCCGAGGAGGTCCAGCCCGCGCGGGACGAGGCGGACGAGATCGACCCCGAGGGCGTGACCCTCACTCCCCGCGAGCGCGACGTGCTGGCCCTGCTCGCCGAGGGCCTGAGCAACAAGCGCGCGGCCCGCGAACTCGGCGTCAGCGAAAGCACGGTGAAGTTTCACGTCCAGGCCGTCTATTCCAAGCTCGGCGTGCAGAGCCGCGCCGGGGCGGTGACGCGGGGGGTGCAACTGGGGCTGATCAGCGTGTAG
- a CDS encoding S1C family serine protease: MTNFQELSTQMADAVEAAAASIVTVHAARPVSGTVVGPEQVLTVAHVLHADELTVRTPDGGTLTAAVVGRDPGSDLALLRVPGLSVPPLTPGDGTRVGELLLAVGRPPHGVQATLGLLERSVPERGWLATGAAPFRGVSGGALVDARGRMIGVLNAGVERGTLLAVPAERALRVADLLGTTGRVPRGYLGIATQPVHFPEGDGGRAGRDDERGPRGRGRWGRGGMRGRVGLTVVQVEGGSPAEAAGLRVGDILLALDGEGMRHPRELLERVRELAGQTVTARVLRGGEETDVTLTVGER; encoded by the coding sequence ATGACGAACTTTCAGGAACTTTCAACCCAGATGGCCGACGCCGTGGAGGCCGCCGCCGCCAGCATCGTCACCGTCCACGCGGCGCGGCCCGTAAGCGGCACGGTCGTGGGGCCGGAGCAGGTGCTCACGGTCGCGCACGTCCTCCACGCCGACGAACTTACGGTTCGCACCCCGGACGGCGGCACCCTCACGGCGGCGGTGGTGGGCCGCGATCCCGGCAGCGACCTCGCCCTGCTGCGGGTGCCGGGCCTGAGCGTGCCGCCCCTGACGCCGGGCGACGGCACACGGGTCGGCGAACTGCTCCTCGCGGTGGGCCGCCCGCCGCACGGGGTTCAGGCGACCCTGGGCCTGCTGGAACGCTCGGTGCCGGAGCGCGGCTGGCTCGCTACCGGGGCCGCGCCGTTCCGGGGGGTGAGCGGCGGTGCCCTCGTGGACGCGCGGGGCCGCATGATCGGCGTGCTCAACGCGGGGGTGGAGCGCGGCACGCTGCTCGCCGTGCCCGCCGAACGGGCGCTGCGGGTGGCCGACCTCCTGGGCACCACGGGCCGGGTGCCGCGTGGCTACCTCGGCATCGCCACCCAGCCCGTCCACTTCCCGGAGGGTGACGGCGGGCGGGCCGGACGTGACGACGAACGCGGCCCACGCGGACGCGGGCGCTGGGGACGCGGTGGGATGCGCGGACGGGTCGGCCTGACCGTCGTGCAGGTGGAGGGCGGCAGCCCCGCCGAGGCCGCCGGGCTGCGCGTGGGCGACATCCTCCTCGCGCTGGACGGCGAGGGAATGCGCCACCCGCGCGAGCTGCTGGAGCGGGTACGCGAGCTGGCCGGGCAGACCGTCACGGCCCGCGTCCTGCGCGGCGGCGAGGAGACGGACGTGACCCTGACGGTCGGCGAACGCTGA
- a CDS encoding GNAT family N-acetyltransferase, giving the protein MAVSEAVTLRPLRPGDEGAAARWAADPEFCRAAGWTVGLAPRLVSRHWERLIAGTGPDFMRLGVEAGGRLVGYVDLANLTRTSGEFGIGIGERALWGQGVGRKAGRLLLAHAFGTLRLEVVTAEVHAPNLPSHVLMRRLGLRENGRGEPDMYRGERVEVVRYVLTRHDWEEDPGHSEGEGA; this is encoded by the coding sequence GTGGCCGTGAGCGAGGCCGTCACCCTCCGCCCCCTGCGCCCCGGCGACGAGGGGGCCGCCGCACGCTGGGCCGCCGACCCCGAGTTCTGCCGCGCGGCGGGATGGACGGTCGGTCTCGCACCCCGGCTGGTGAGCCGCCACTGGGAACGCCTGATCGCCGGAACCGGGCCGGACTTCATGCGCCTGGGGGTGGAGGCTGGCGGTCGCCTCGTCGGGTACGTGGATTTGGCGAATCTCACACGCACCTCTGGCGAGTTCGGCATCGGGATCGGGGAGCGGGCGCTGTGGGGGCAGGGCGTGGGCCGGAAGGCCGGACGGCTTCTGCTCGCCCACGCCTTCGGGACGCTGAGGCTGGAGGTCGTGACGGCAGAGGTCCACGCTCCCAACCTCCCCTCCCACGTGCTGATGCGCCGCCTCGGCCTCCGGGAGAACGGGCGCGGCGAACCGGACATGTACCGGGGTGAGCGGGTGGAGGTCGTCCGGTACGTCCTGACCCGCCACGACTGGGAGGAGGACCCCGGCCATTCGGAGGGGGAAGGAGCCTGA
- a CDS encoding NAD(P)H-dependent flavin oxidoreductase: MTGLRERLGLRFPIVQAPMAGGVTTPELVAAVSRAGGLGSLGAAYLTAGQIAEAGAAVRALTDRPFGVNLFVPESLPEVTGAEVAAAVADLSPLHAELNLPPPTLPERVREDFAAQFRAVLELRPTVFSFAFGRLGMTEMTALHEAGILIIGTATGVQEARALASDRVDAVVVQGGSAGGHRGGWMQDELADTLALTRAVVKAVHVPVSAAGGLMDAAGVRAVLDAGADLAQCGTAFLRASEAGTSAPYRAALAAARPGDTTLTRAFSGKTARGLANRVTAEVGYPLPFPLQNALTRDLRAAAARTGRAEFLSLWAGEGAHLGRAGTAAELLVGLWP; this comes from the coding sequence GTGACTGGGTTGAGGGAGAGGCTCGGCCTGCGCTTCCCCATCGTGCAGGCACCGATGGCGGGCGGCGTGACCACGCCCGAACTCGTCGCGGCGGTGTCGAGGGCGGGTGGGCTGGGCAGTCTCGGGGCCGCCTACCTGACGGCGGGGCAGATCGCGGAGGCGGGCGCGGCGGTGCGGGCGCTGACGGATCGGCCCTTCGGCGTGAACCTTTTCGTGCCCGAATCTTTGCCCGAAGTCACAGGAGCGGAGGTCGCGGCGGCGGTGGCTGACCTCTCGCCGTTGCACGCGGAGTTGAACTTGCCGCCACCGACCCTCCCCGAGCGCGTGCGGGAGGACTTCGCGGCGCAGTTCCGGGCGGTCCTGGAGTTGCGCCCCACCGTCTTCTCCTTCGCGTTCGGTCGGCTGGGAATGACGGAAATGACGGCCCTACACGAAGCGGGCATCCTCATCATAGGCACGGCAACAGGGGTGCAGGAGGCTCGCGCACTCGCGTCAGACCGCGTGGATGCGGTGGTCGTTCAAGGAGGGTCGGCAGGCGGGCACCGGGGCGGCTGGATGCAGGACGAGTTGGCCGACACGCTGGCCCTCACCCGTGCGGTAGTGAAGGCGGTCCACGTCCCCGTTAGCGCGGCGGGCGGGCTGATGGACGCGGCGGGCGTGCGCGCGGTGCTGGACGCGGGCGCGGACCTCGCCCAATGCGGCACGGCCTTTCTGAGGGCGAGCGAGGCGGGCACCTCTGCACCCTACCGGGCGGCCCTCGCGGCGGCGCGACCCGGCGACACGACCCTCACGCGGGCGTTCAGCGGGAAGACGGCACGCGGCCTCGCCAACCGGGTCACGGCAGAGGTCGGGTATCCTCTCCCCTTCCCCCTCCAGAACGCGCTGACCCGCGACCTCCGGGCCGCTGCCGCTCGCACGGGCCGGGCCGAGTTCCTGAGCCTCTGGGCGGGCGAGGGCGCGCACCTCGGGCGGGCGGGGACGGCGGCGGAGCTTCTGGTGGGGCTGTGGCCGTGA
- a CDS encoding histone deacetylase family protein: MTPPFPRAWTAFRRAAYASGPPPRRQFLGREFLERLLEGAAARLSLLDAPLLSWADAERVHDPAYLARWRRGEVTRAEERALGFPWTPAVVERGLGSSGATLAAARDALAHGVGLNLGGGTHHAYAGRAEGFSFLNDVVISARWLLDGGYASRILVLDLDVHQGNGTASMLAGEARTLTVSVHGANNYPFQKERSGLDVALPDGTGDAAYLAALDEQVAPAVAAFRPDFAFFLAGADVLEGDQLGRLALTPAGVRERDERVFRWAARTHTPLVTVMAGGYNRDPEKLIGTRLGTVDALLGAFGSLKPV, from the coding sequence GTGACCCCGCCCTTCCCACGCGCCTGGACCGCCTTCCGCCGCGCGGCCTACGCGAGCGGTCCGCCGCCCCGCCGTCAATTCCTCGGGCGTGAGTTTCTGGAGCGCCTGCTCGAAGGGGCCGCCGCCCGCCTGTCCCTGCTGGACGCCCCCCTCCTGAGCTGGGCCGACGCCGAACGCGTTCACGACCCCGCCTACCTCGCCCGCTGGCGGCGCGGGGAGGTCACGCGGGCCGAGGAACGCGCGCTGGGCTTCCCGTGGACCCCGGCAGTCGTGGAGCGCGGCCTCGGCAGCAGCGGCGCGACGCTGGCCGCCGCGCGGGACGCCCTCGCCCACGGGGTCGGTCTCAACCTCGGCGGCGGGACCCACCACGCCTACGCGGGCCGCGCCGAGGGCTTCTCCTTCCTCAACGACGTGGTGATCTCCGCGCGCTGGCTCCTCGACGGCGGGTACGCCTCGCGCATCCTCGTCCTCGATCTGGACGTGCATCAGGGCAACGGCACGGCCTCCATGCTCGCGGGCGAGGCGCGCACCCTGACCGTCAGCGTCCACGGGGCGAACAACTACCCCTTCCAGAAGGAACGCAGCGGCCTCGACGTGGCCCTCCCCGACGGTACGGGGGACGCCGCCTACCTCGCCGCGCTGGACGAGCAGGTGGCTCCCGCCGTAGCTGCCTTTCGCCCCGACTTCGCCTTCTTCCTCGCCGGGGCGGACGTGCTGGAGGGGGACCAATTGGGCCGCCTCGCCCTCACGCCCGCTGGGGTGCGGGAGCGGGATGAGCGGGTGTTTCGCTGGGCCGCCCGCACGCATACGCCCCTCGTGACAGTCATGGCGGGCGGATACAACCGCGACCCGGAGAAGCTCATCGGGACGCGGCTGGGGACGGTGGATGCGCTGCTGGGGGCGTTCGGTTCCCTCAAGCCGGTGTGA
- a CDS encoding ATP-grasp domain-containing protein → MLLFPAEPFAGQIPDATYMPEVEETRRLGLDHALLDFEALLDGNPRRALRWVPPSDEPRLAVFRGWMMRAEVYATLHEALSERGLTLVNTPEQYRHTHHLPESFGVIERDSPRTVWLPAATVDDVDREAVRTALSDFGTRPGIVKDYVKSRKHEWREACFIPDLSDTAGALRVIDTFLQRQGEAFQGGLVLREFEEFAPLAEHSRSGLPLTREYRLFLLDGAVRTADEYWEEGDYPTADLPLEHFAALGQRVDSHFFTMDVAQREDGMWRVMELGDGQVAGLPERMNVSRFYEALAPLLTPA, encoded by the coding sequence ATGCTCCTCTTTCCCGCCGAGCCGTTCGCCGGTCAGATTCCCGACGCTACATATATGCCAGAGGTCGAGGAGACGCGGCGGCTTGGCCTGGACCACGCCCTCCTCGACTTCGAGGCGTTGCTGGACGGCAACCCCAGGCGGGCGTTGCGGTGGGTTCCGCCGTCCGACGAACCACGGCTCGCCGTCTTTCGCGGGTGGATGATGCGGGCCGAGGTGTACGCCACGCTGCACGAGGCGCTGAGCGAGCGCGGGCTGACCCTCGTCAACACGCCGGAGCAGTACCGCCACACCCACCACCTGCCGGAGTCGTTCGGCGTGATTGAACGGGACTCGCCCCGAACTGTTTGGCTTCCCGCCGCGACGGTGGACGATGTGGACCGCGAGGCCGTCCGCACCGCGCTTTCGGACTTCGGCACGCGCCCCGGCATCGTCAAGGACTACGTGAAGTCCCGCAAGCACGAGTGGCGCGAGGCGTGTTTTATCCCTGACCTCTCGGACACGGCGGGGGCGCTGCGGGTCATTGACACCTTCCTCCAGCGGCAGGGCGAGGCATTTCAGGGCGGTCTCGTCCTGCGGGAGTTCGAGGAGTTCGCGCCACTCGCCGAGCATTCCAGGAGCGGGCTGCCCCTGACGCGCGAGTACCGCCTCTTCTTGCTGGATGGCGCGGTGAGAACGGCGGACGAATACTGGGAGGAGGGCGACTACCCGACCGCCGACCTGCCCCTCGAACACTTTGCCGCGCTTGGGCAACGGGTAGACAGCCACTTCTTCACGATGGACGTGGCGCAGCGGGAAGACGGCATGTGGCGCGTGATGGAGCTTGGGGACGGTCAGGTGGCCGGGCTGCCCGAGCGGATGAACGTCTCTCGCTTCTACGAGGCGCTTGCCCCCCTCCTCACACCGGCTTGA
- a CDS encoding SIMPL domain-containing protein (The SIMPL domain is named for its presence in mouse protein SIMPL (signalling molecule that associates with mouse pelle-like kinase). Bacterial member BP26, from Brucella, was shown to assemble into a channel-like structure, while YggE from E. coli has been associated with resistance to oxidative stress.) gives MTAPRASGTVGLIVATALASAAFLATGFVVVRGLADVRNASDVINVTGSAKRNITSDLAVWTFTLESSDDTSLQTAYVAFREAQPEIEAFLREQGVTAEEVRREPVNAGPQSYRVIEEVGGQNREVQRIRYVVSQTYRLQLRDIARLQRTVGAATPAFVEVSVGGVSVANGDVDYLYTRLADVRVKLLEEASQDAQRRAQAIARSAGNTVGAVKNARVGVFQITPRFETSVEDTGSYDTTSLEKDVTAVVEIDFVVR, from the coding sequence ATGACCGCACCGCGCGCTTCGGGGACCGTGGGACTCATCGTGGCGACCGCCCTCGCCTCCGCCGCCTTCCTCGCCACGGGCTTCGTGGTCGTGCGCGGCCTGGCCGACGTGCGGAACGCGAGCGACGTGATCAACGTGACGGGCAGCGCGAAGAGAAACATCACGTCCGACCTCGCAGTGTGGACCTTCACCCTGGAGAGCAGCGACGACACGAGCCTGCAAACCGCCTACGTCGCCTTCCGGGAGGCGCAGCCGGAGATCGAGGCCTTTCTGCGCGAGCAGGGTGTCACGGCGGAGGAGGTGCGCCGCGAGCCGGTGAACGCCGGGCCGCAGAGCTACCGGGTCATCGAGGAGGTCGGCGGCCAGAACCGCGAGGTCCAGCGCATCCGCTACGTGGTGAGCCAGACCTACCGCCTGCAACTGCGCGACATCGCCCGGCTCCAGCGCACGGTCGGGGCCGCCACGCCCGCCTTCGTGGAGGTCAGCGTCGGTGGGGTGAGTGTGGCGAACGGCGACGTGGACTACCTGTACACCCGGCTCGCCGACGTGCGCGTGAAGCTGCTGGAGGAGGCGAGCCAGGACGCCCAGCGCCGCGCGCAGGCCATCGCCCGGAGCGCCGGGAACACGGTGGGGGCCGTCAAGAACGCCCGCGTCGGCGTCTTCCAGATCACACCCCGCTTCGAGACGAGCGTGGAGGACACGGGCAGTTACGACACGACCAGTCTTGAAAAGGACGTGACGGCGGTGGTGGAGATCGATTTTGTGGTGAGGTAG